A window of the Planococcus citri chromosome 4, ihPlaCitr1.1, whole genome shotgun sequence genome harbors these coding sequences:
- the LOC135845704 gene encoding uncharacterized protein LOC135845704 isoform X1 produces the protein MERYRVPVCQYCGEEFVAGQETVRNETCPHTYHRECVKSLTEQRTPAGNYRYLPAKCQHRSCGAVLIRQHYHSVIFRYETPDNICTNSGHRQRIANLSDTIDFQRERINALNDSLRDAVAQNEIMTGRIADLEREITRLRRPAQDYQDFEDDLNRRDNDDDDDIGDAQHQMINHDNQAAGNEIIHAAENQEDRAPDNCANNDNGANDCQDVDERNDLNEPIDRAFAEGFVQPNEEREMQRRMDQERDAQDGVIPESVPTAVSAPAPSAPNLDDINLEEPHPSNSGPVLVAPELGEVGNVAGPSRFREPFRPSTRNVFSSFYNSNNVLVNHVMRNATEQRNDHQPRGQPLLDDEDAPYEDFRTRREIRVYDGGVQSAVFPHRRGNIMAILNQSGYTFNPQIQRELRHEYTLHSQQMYSSVYTSWSPDDRRPTTHIFLNGWWVIGDGLAHGVAREPLRRDPTLKSRWDRSRFAGSFLSAKRLRHNIQQHARNVPRFCVVAMGGHDLTLESEHTARINTSALIQFLLDQRVERILILPIIIADRRPDAETRRSYREWQRGILPQLDRSRVTYLQFLEETVDRVQPYHADLAGITYAHPFVHFDIIYRLAHMLRYFD, from the exons ATGGAAAGGTATCGTGTTCCGGTATGCCAGTACTGCGGGGAGGAGTTCGTGGCAGGACAAGAAACTGTACGAAATGAAACCTGTCCACATACTTATCATCGCGAGTGCGTTAAAAGCTTAACTGAGCAGCGTACGCCCGCCGGTAATTACCGCTATCTCCCCGCAAAATGTCAACATCGAAGTTGCGGCGCGGTTTTGATTCGACAACACTATCACAGTGTTATTTTCCGATACGAGACGCCTGACAATATTTGCACCAACTCTGGACACCGGCAAAGAATCGCAAATCTCAGCGACACCATTGATTTCCAGCGTGAGCGCATCAATGCATTAAATGATTCGCTTCGTGATGCGGTAGCGCAGAATGAAATTATGACCGGAAGAATCGCAGATTTAGAACGTGAAATTACTCGACTTAGGCGACCAGCGCAGGATTACCAAG ATTTCGAAGACGATCTCAACCGTCGAGataacgatgacgacgacgacatcgGTGATGCGCAGCATCAGATGATAAATCACGATAATCAGGCTGCTggaaatgaaattattcatgCCGCCGAAAATCAAGAAGATCGAGCTCCAGATAATTGCGCAAATAACGATAACGGAGCCAACGATTGTCAAGACGTCGATGAGCGCAACGACCTTAATGAACCAATTGATCGAGCGTTTGCAGAAGGATTTGTTCAACCAAACG AAGAACGAGAGATGCAACGCCGTATGGACCAAGAGCGAGATGCTCAAGATGGTGTAATTCCAGAGTCGGTTCCAACTGCGGTCAGTGCTCCAGCTCCATCTGCTCCTAATCTCGACGATATAAACCTCGAGGAGCCTCACCCATCGAATTCTGGACCAGTTTTAGTAGCGCCAGAACTGGGAGAAGTAGGAAACGTTGCCGGACCATCGCGATTTCGTGAGCCTTTCCGGCCTAGTACACGTAACgttttctcttcattttacaACTCCAATAACGTCTTGGTAAACCACGTTATGCGGAATGCGACCGAACAGCGCAATGACCATCAACCTCGAGGCCAACCGCTGCTAGATGATGAAGATGCCCCGTACGAAGACTTTAGAACGAGGCGCGAAATACGCGTCTACGATGGTGGCGTCCAGAGCGCTGTATTTCCACATCGACGTGGAAATATTATGGCTATTTTGAACCAGTCTGGCTACACTTTCAATCCGCAGATTCAGCGCGAGCTTCGTCACGAGTATACTCTGCATAGCCAGCAGATGTATTCTTCAGTTTATACGAGCTGGTCACCGGACGACCGCCGTCCAACCACCCATATTTTCCTGAACGGGTGGTGGGTGATTGGCGACGGCCTTGCTCACGGTGTTGCGAGAGAACCGCTGAGACGAGATCCAACGTTGAAAAGTCGCTGGGACCGTAGCCGCTTCGCAGGAAGTTTTCTTTCGGCCAAACGACTTCGCCATAACATCCAACAGCACGCTCGTAACGTACCTCGATTCTGCGTAGTGGCCATGGGAGGACACGACCTAACGCTTGAGTCCGAGCACACGGCCAGAATAAACACGTCAGCgctgattcaatttttgttagacCAGCGCGTGGAGCGAATTCTCATCCTCCCGATAATCATTGCTGACCGACGACCAGATGCGGAGACTCGTCGATCTTATCGCGAATGGCAGCGAGGAATTTTGCCTCAATTAGACAGATCCCGCGTTAcctatttgcaatttttggaagaaacagTAGATCGCGTCCAGCCTTACCATGCTGACCTCGCCGGCATCACATATGCGCATCCGTTCGTACACTTCGATATCATTTACCGTTTGGCTCATATGTTGCGTTACTTCGATTAA
- the LOC135845704 gene encoding uncharacterized protein LOC135845704 isoform X2 has product MERYRVPVCQYCGEEFVAGQETVRNETCPHTYHRECVKSLTEQRTPAGNYRYLPAKCQHRSCGAVLIRQHYHSVIFRYETPDNICTNSGHRQRIANLSDTIDFQRERINALNDSLRDAVAQNEIMTGRIADLEREITRLRRPAQDYQDFEDDLNRRDNDDDDDIGDAQHQMINHDNQAAGNEIIHAAENQEDRAPDNCANNDNGANDCQDVDERNDLNEPIDRAFAEGFVQPNEREMQRRMDQERDAQDGVIPESVPTAVSAPAPSAPNLDDINLEEPHPSNSGPVLVAPELGEVGNVAGPSRFREPFRPSTRNVFSSFYNSNNVLVNHVMRNATEQRNDHQPRGQPLLDDEDAPYEDFRTRREIRVYDGGVQSAVFPHRRGNIMAILNQSGYTFNPQIQRELRHEYTLHSQQMYSSVYTSWSPDDRRPTTHIFLNGWWVIGDGLAHGVAREPLRRDPTLKSRWDRSRFAGSFLSAKRLRHNIQQHARNVPRFCVVAMGGHDLTLESEHTARINTSALIQFLLDQRVERILILPIIIADRRPDAETRRSYREWQRGILPQLDRSRVTYLQFLEETVDRVQPYHADLAGITYAHPFVHFDIIYRLAHMLRYFD; this is encoded by the exons ATGGAAAGGTATCGTGTTCCGGTATGCCAGTACTGCGGGGAGGAGTTCGTGGCAGGACAAGAAACTGTACGAAATGAAACCTGTCCACATACTTATCATCGCGAGTGCGTTAAAAGCTTAACTGAGCAGCGTACGCCCGCCGGTAATTACCGCTATCTCCCCGCAAAATGTCAACATCGAAGTTGCGGCGCGGTTTTGATTCGACAACACTATCACAGTGTTATTTTCCGATACGAGACGCCTGACAATATTTGCACCAACTCTGGACACCGGCAAAGAATCGCAAATCTCAGCGACACCATTGATTTCCAGCGTGAGCGCATCAATGCATTAAATGATTCGCTTCGTGATGCGGTAGCGCAGAATGAAATTATGACCGGAAGAATCGCAGATTTAGAACGTGAAATTACTCGACTTAGGCGACCAGCGCAGGATTACCAAG ATTTCGAAGACGATCTCAACCGTCGAGataacgatgacgacgacgacatcgGTGATGCGCAGCATCAGATGATAAATCACGATAATCAGGCTGCTggaaatgaaattattcatgCCGCCGAAAATCAAGAAGATCGAGCTCCAGATAATTGCGCAAATAACGATAACGGAGCCAACGATTGTCAAGACGTCGATGAGCGCAACGACCTTAATGAACCAATTGATCGAGCGTTTGCAGAAGGATTTGTTCAACCAAACG AACGAGAGATGCAACGCCGTATGGACCAAGAGCGAGATGCTCAAGATGGTGTAATTCCAGAGTCGGTTCCAACTGCGGTCAGTGCTCCAGCTCCATCTGCTCCTAATCTCGACGATATAAACCTCGAGGAGCCTCACCCATCGAATTCTGGACCAGTTTTAGTAGCGCCAGAACTGGGAGAAGTAGGAAACGTTGCCGGACCATCGCGATTTCGTGAGCCTTTCCGGCCTAGTACACGTAACgttttctcttcattttacaACTCCAATAACGTCTTGGTAAACCACGTTATGCGGAATGCGACCGAACAGCGCAATGACCATCAACCTCGAGGCCAACCGCTGCTAGATGATGAAGATGCCCCGTACGAAGACTTTAGAACGAGGCGCGAAATACGCGTCTACGATGGTGGCGTCCAGAGCGCTGTATTTCCACATCGACGTGGAAATATTATGGCTATTTTGAACCAGTCTGGCTACACTTTCAATCCGCAGATTCAGCGCGAGCTTCGTCACGAGTATACTCTGCATAGCCAGCAGATGTATTCTTCAGTTTATACGAGCTGGTCACCGGACGACCGCCGTCCAACCACCCATATTTTCCTGAACGGGTGGTGGGTGATTGGCGACGGCCTTGCTCACGGTGTTGCGAGAGAACCGCTGAGACGAGATCCAACGTTGAAAAGTCGCTGGGACCGTAGCCGCTTCGCAGGAAGTTTTCTTTCGGCCAAACGACTTCGCCATAACATCCAACAGCACGCTCGTAACGTACCTCGATTCTGCGTAGTGGCCATGGGAGGACACGACCTAACGCTTGAGTCCGAGCACACGGCCAGAATAAACACGTCAGCgctgattcaatttttgttagacCAGCGCGTGGAGCGAATTCTCATCCTCCCGATAATCATTGCTGACCGACGACCAGATGCGGAGACTCGTCGATCTTATCGCGAATGGCAGCGAGGAATTTTGCCTCAATTAGACAGATCCCGCGTTAcctatttgcaatttttggaagaaacagTAGATCGCGTCCAGCCTTACCATGCTGACCTCGCCGGCATCACATATGCGCATCCGTTCGTACACTTCGATATCATTTACCGTTTGGCTCATATGTTGCGTTACTTCGATTAA